TAAAAAATGAAAAGTTAGAAATCTCTAAAACAGAAAATGGTGAGAATCCTCTTGTACATGGTGCCATTCCCATTTTGGGATGCGATTTGTGGGAACATTCCTATTATATTGATTACCGCAATGCTCGCCTCAAATATCTGGACATTTTTGTAGATAAACTGATAAACTGGGAATATGTCAATACATTATTCGAGTCAGCTCAAAGAAACTCTCAATCATCTTTATAAAGAATGATTATGCTATATTCGATGGACATCTGATTCAAATGATTCAAAGGGCCTTCCTTTTTCGACTATCTCATAGGTTCGTTGTGGAGAAAGAAGGCCTCTTCTTCATCCATATTAGAATATGATCTCGCCCCCCAAAGAATTGAATATAAAAACTGACTGAGTACACAATTTATGAATATTCAATTCTAACTAAAAACTGATCTCTTTTAAAGATTTACGACGCCGGTCACCTAAACTCATCTGAACAATCTGAATCCGCTTAATCCGGCGGGGATCAGCATCCAGTATTCTAAATTCAAACCCATCAATGCCAGAGACAACTTCACCACGCACAGGAATATGGCCAGCTAAGGCAAAAACCAGACCACCCAGCGTATCAATGTCATCAATGTATTCGCTAGAGTTAAATGATGAACCTATAATCTTTGTTAACTTTTCTAGTTCTAAACGCGCGTCAGCTATCCAAAGGCCCTCGCCAGAAACTTCAATCAAATCATCATGAGAGTCATGTTCATCTTCGATTTCACCCACCACTTCTTCAACTATGTCTTCAAGAGATACAAGCCCATCAGTTCCTCCATATTCATCTATAACCAGAGCCATCTGAGTGCGATTGGCTTGCATTCTTGCCATAAGATCAGCAGCAAGCATCGAAGGTGGCACAAACAAAACACTGCGTAAAATATCTATTTTGGAAAGAGGTGTTTCGAGATTGATCTTTGTAAGATCTCTTTTTTTAGTGACTCTTTCCTCTTCGTCAACTTCATAGGATGATAAGGTCGTCATATATAATAGGAGGTCCTTAATCAGGATCATGCCTTTTGGATCATCTAATGTTTCATTATAAACGGGGAGTCGAGAGTGGCGGGTTTCTTCAAAC
Above is a genomic segment from Candidatus Endowatersipora endosymbiont of Watersipora subatra containing:
- a CDS encoding hemolysin family protein produces the protein MKDRSSKRVSLEVKTTDDHSCDDDNQSIKESSKSVGCKLIIIEYKKSLADVFKRFLINLRFFSDESLRENLNEALSGKGSASHVFTPEERAMLQNIMHLREKRVVDIMVPRAEIEAVEGTIRLGELLHRFEETRHSRLPVYNETLDDPKGMILIKDLLLYMTTLSSYEVDEEERVTKKRDLTKINLETPLSKIDILRSVLFVPPSMLAADLMARMQANRTQMALVIDEYGGTDGLVSLEDIVEEVVGEIEDEHDSHDDLIEVSGEGLWIADARLELEKLTKIIGSSFNSSEYIDDIDTLGGLVFALAGHIPVRGEVVSGIDGFEFRILDADPRRIKRIQIVQMSLGDRRRKSLKEISF